In Bosea vestrisii, the following are encoded in one genomic region:
- a CDS encoding glycine betaine ABC transporter substrate-binding protein: MLKRTFLALAGAALALSAAPLAAQAQNVVVGGKNFTEQQIMAEMTTQLLKAKGFTVDKRAGLGTAPLRQAQEAGQVDVYWEYTGTSLITFNKVSDKLDSAATYAKVKELDAAKGLVWLNPSKANNTYALAMRKADADAKGIKSLSDLAGKVKGGQALKFGCNAEFYARPDGLAPLQKTYDFEFGRESTVRMDTGLVYQALRDAQVDVGLVFATDGRVPAFNFVILTDDKGYFPTYAMTPVIRKEVLDKNPKLGEALNALSAKLDDATMAKLNATVDVDKKTVEEVATSFLKAQALI, encoded by the coding sequence ATGCTGAAACGCACCTTTCTCGCTCTCGCCGGCGCCGCTCTGGCTCTCTCGGCCGCGCCGCTTGCGGCCCAGGCCCAGAACGTCGTGGTCGGCGGCAAGAACTTCACCGAGCAGCAGATCATGGCCGAGATGACGACCCAGCTGCTCAAGGCCAAGGGCTTCACCGTCGACAAGCGCGCCGGTCTCGGCACCGCGCCTTTGCGCCAGGCGCAGGAGGCCGGCCAGGTCGACGTCTATTGGGAATACACCGGCACCTCGCTGATCACCTTCAACAAGGTCAGCGACAAGCTCGATTCCGCCGCGACCTATGCCAAGGTCAAGGAACTCGATGCCGCCAAGGGGCTGGTCTGGCTCAACCCGTCCAAGGCCAACAACACCTATGCTCTGGCGATGCGCAAGGCCGACGCCGACGCCAAGGGCATCAAGTCGCTCTCCGATCTCGCCGGCAAGGTCAAGGGCGGCCAGGCCCTGAAATTCGGCTGCAACGCCGAGTTCTATGCGCGTCCGGACGGGCTCGCGCCGCTGCAGAAGACCTATGATTTCGAGTTCGGTCGCGAAAGCACCGTGCGCATGGACACCGGCCTGGTCTATCAGGCGCTGCGCGATGCCCAAGTCGATGTCGGGCTCGTCTTCGCCACCGACGGGCGCGTGCCTGCCTTCAACTTCGTCATCCTGACCGACGACAAGGGCTATTTCCCGACCTATGCGATGACGCCGGTCATCCGCAAGGAAGTGCTCGACAAGAACCCCAAGCTCGGCGAGGCGCTGAACGCGCTCTCGGCCAAGCTCGACGACGCCACCATGGCCAAGCTCAACGCCACGGTCGATGTCGACAAGAAGACCGTCGAGGAGGTCGCGACCAGCTTCCTCAAGGCGCAGGCGCTGATCTGA
- a CDS encoding GlxA family transcriptional regulator — MARDQPAGTRIVTFLLVDGLSMMSLASAIEPLRSLNRLLDREAWRWRLASLDGGVIAASNGIPLPTETAESALGGSDYLFVCGGLRIQSLDERRYLAILRKAARAGVAVGSLSTGTWLLARAGLLDGYRCTIHWENRPAFQEEFPELVCTDKIYEIDRDRLTCSGGTAAMDLMLHLIVERHGADFARRVANQFHHDRIRDERDNQSGGRLERLANLPPPVRAAIRLMQRHTEDTISIAQIAESIQMSARQIERLFLRHFEVSPARYYLSLRIDRARELLLYSDRPILEVAVATGFTSTSHFSHWFKRLHGARPSQLRGRVLGEGEASSSLGPPAPSPSSRAGEAQTRDPS, encoded by the coding sequence ATGGCCAGAGACCAACCCGCCGGCACCCGCATCGTCACCTTCCTGCTGGTCGATGGGCTCTCGATGATGAGCCTCGCCTCGGCGATCGAGCCGCTGCGCTCGCTAAACCGGTTGCTCGACCGCGAGGCCTGGCGCTGGCGGCTCGCCAGCCTCGACGGCGGCGTGATCGCGGCCTCGAACGGCATTCCACTGCCGACCGAGACGGCCGAAAGCGCGCTCGGCGGCTCGGACTACCTTTTCGTCTGCGGCGGCCTGCGCATCCAGTCGCTGGACGAGCGGCGCTATCTCGCCATTCTGCGCAAGGCTGCGCGCGCCGGCGTCGCGGTCGGCTCGCTCTCGACCGGCACCTGGTTGCTGGCCCGCGCCGGCCTGCTCGACGGCTATCGCTGCACCATTCACTGGGAGAACCGCCCGGCCTTCCAGGAGGAGTTTCCCGAGCTTGTCTGCACCGACAAGATCTACGAGATCGACCGCGACCGGCTGACTTGCTCGGGCGGCACCGCGGCGATGGATCTGATGCTGCATCTGATCGTCGAGCGGCATGGCGCCGACTTCGCCCGCCGCGTCGCCAACCAGTTCCACCATGACCGCATCCGCGACGAGCGTGACAACCAGAGCGGCGGCCGACTGGAGCGGCTCGCCAATCTGCCGCCGCCGGTGCGCGCCGCGATCCGGCTGATGCAGCGCCACACCGAGGATACCATCTCGATCGCCCAGATCGCCGAGAGCATCCAGATGAGCGCGCGCCAGATAGAGCGCCTGTTCCTGCGCCATTTCGAGGTCAGCCCGGCGCGCTACTATCTCAGCCTGCGCATCGACCGAGCCCGCGAATTGCTACTTTATTCCGACCGGCCGATCCTCGAGGTCGCGGTTGCCACCGGCTTCACCTCGACTTCGCACTTCTCGCACTGGTTCAAGCGGCTGCACGGGGCGCGGCCGAGCCAGCTGAGGGGGAGGGTACTGGGGGAGGGGGAGGCGTCTTCGAGCCTTGGGCCGCCCGCACCCTCGCCGTCATCCCGGGCAGGCGAAGCGCAGACCCGCGATCCTTCATAG
- a CDS encoding ABC transporter permease produces the protein MAVTGLQSAFRLLLIAGVFAFGAYLQSTGLLPAILQHRGDVLYLIRQHLALAAMSGAIAIVVGIPLGIVLTRPRFEMFADAVTQVVNLGTTIPTLALLAISMSVLGIGAPPVIFALFVLTLLPIVLNTIAGLRSVPQPLIEVARGMGMTPHQILFRVELPNAVFVILAGVRTALAINIGTVPLAFLIGGGGLGELIFTGIDLMEPSMLLAGAIPTALLAVLVDFLIGQIQFWLVPKGVNPLR, from the coding sequence ATGGCGGTGACGGGCCTCCAGAGCGCGTTTCGCCTGCTGTTGATCGCAGGCGTCTTCGCGTTCGGGGCCTATCTGCAGTCCACCGGCCTGCTGCCGGCGATCCTCCAGCATCGCGGCGACGTGCTCTATCTGATCCGCCAGCATCTGGCGTTGGCGGCGATGTCGGGTGCGATCGCGATCGTGGTCGGAATTCCGCTCGGCATCGTGCTGACCCGGCCGCGCTTCGAGATGTTCGCCGATGCGGTGACCCAGGTCGTCAATCTCGGCACCACGATCCCGACACTGGCGCTGCTGGCGATCTCGATGTCTGTGCTGGGCATCGGCGCGCCGCCGGTGATCTTCGCGCTCTTCGTGCTGACGCTGCTGCCGATCGTGCTCAACACCATCGCCGGCCTGCGCTCGGTGCCGCAGCCGCTGATCGAGGTGGCCCGCGGCATGGGCATGACGCCGCACCAGATCCTGTTCCGGGTCGAACTGCCCAACGCCGTCTTCGTCATCCTCGCCGGCGTCCGCACCGCGCTGGCGATCAATATCGGCACCGTGCCGCTCGCCTTCCTGATCGGCGGCGGCGGCCTCGGCGAACTCATCTTCACCGGCATCGACCTGATGGAGCCGAGCATGCTGCTGGCGGGCGCGATCCCGACCGCGCTGCTCGCCGTGCTCGTCGATTTCCTGATCGGCCAGATCCAGTTCTGGCTGGTCCCGAAAGGCGTCAACCCGCTGCGGTGA
- a CDS encoding hybrid-cluster NAD(P)-dependent oxidoreductase, producing MSAGEDAGFLRLTLVEVRPETHDVKTFVFRPEGGVPAYEAGQSMTLRLTLDGETLFRTFSLASAPGRGDTIAMTIKAHAPGRATRWLHETLKVGDSIEGGSPRGRFTIASRQTERLALVSAGSGASPLMAMLRHLADTALESDIAWLHGARTPADMLFPGELAGLQRRMPNLRVAMVASRPEPGWFGFTGRLSRRLVSVALPDLGRREVFCCGPAGFMDEARLIHAAEGGRRELFHVEHFGAIAAPAPIAVAADAPAAGFAIRFGDKRFTARADETLLEAATRQAIVIPCGCASGMCGTCRVSLVEGEVAMQHNGGISLEEEAERYILACSSRPCSNVTIAL from the coding sequence ATGAGCGCCGGCGAGGATGCCGGCTTCCTGAGGCTGACGCTGGTCGAGGTTCGCCCGGAGACGCACGACGTCAAGACCTTCGTCTTCCGGCCGGAAGGCGGCGTGCCAGCCTATGAGGCCGGCCAGTCGATGACGCTGAGGCTGACGCTCGACGGCGAGACGCTGTTCAGGACGTTCTCGCTCGCCTCCGCGCCGGGGCGCGGCGATACCATCGCGATGACCATCAAGGCGCATGCGCCGGGTCGCGCGACGCGCTGGCTGCATGAGACGCTGAAGGTCGGAGACAGCATCGAAGGCGGCAGCCCGCGCGGGCGCTTCACCATCGCGAGCCGGCAAACCGAAAGGTTGGCGCTGGTCTCGGCCGGCTCGGGCGCGAGCCCGCTGATGGCGATGCTGCGGCACCTTGCCGATACCGCGCTAGAGTCGGACATCGCCTGGCTGCACGGCGCGCGCACGCCGGCAGACATGCTGTTTCCCGGCGAACTGGCCGGCCTCCAGCGCCGCATGCCGAATCTGCGCGTCGCCATGGTGGCAAGCCGGCCGGAGCCGGGCTGGTTCGGCTTCACCGGGCGCCTGAGCCGGCGGCTCGTATCCGTCGCCCTGCCCGATCTCGGCCGGCGCGAGGTGTTCTGCTGCGGACCGGCCGGCTTCATGGACGAGGCACGGCTGATCCATGCCGCCGAGGGCGGCCGGCGCGAGCTCTTCCACGTCGAGCATTTCGGCGCGATCGCGGCCCCTGCCCCGATCGCCGTTGCGGCGGATGCGCCGGCAGCGGGCTTCGCCATCCGCTTCGGCGACAAGCGTTTCACGGCTCGCGCTGACGAGACGCTGCTGGAGGCCGCGACGCGCCAAGCCATCGTCATTCCCTGCGGCTGCGCCTCGGGAATGTGCGGAACCTGCCGGGTGAGCCTCGTCGAAGGCGAGGTCGCGATGCAGCATAATGGCGGGATTTCGCTGGAGGAGGAGGCGGAACGCTACATCCTGGCCTGCTCGTCCCGGCCATGCTCGAACGTAACGATCGCGCTGTAG
- a CDS encoding aromatic ring-hydroxylating oxygenase subunit alpha, translating to MIDRDHIARLLAQRREGFSLPQGFYLDEAMHEADVRAVFETEWLFACNACEIKKPGDYLTLEVGSNPVVILRDRDGQVRAFHNSCRHRGSRICGKEKGRATRLVCPYHQWVYELDGSLLNARQMPADFDRSDYGLKPAHVEVICGMIYLCLAETPPDLSRFRQAITPFIAPHQPDRTKVAFEMTLIEEANWKLIIENNRECYHCAANHPELLASLVEFALPDDPLGPAQFQELIARKTAKWDALGLPHAPADGGDEFRCIRLPFHEGALSFTMDGGPACTKLLGDFTDPDLGSVRMFRAPNNWNHFLADNIIHFRVLPLSAGRTSLRTTWLVHEDAVEGVDYDVNRLTEVWIATNEQDSDLASVNQRGIRSMAYRPGPYAPSEFMLTHFTNWYARQMEAFAGAPAPLRVAAE from the coding sequence ATGATCGACCGCGACCACATCGCCCGCCTGCTCGCTCAGCGCCGCGAAGGCTTCAGCCTGCCGCAGGGCTTCTATCTCGACGAGGCGATGCACGAGGCCGACGTCAGGGCGGTGTTCGAGACGGAATGGCTGTTCGCCTGCAACGCCTGCGAGATCAAGAAGCCCGGCGACTACCTGACGCTGGAGGTCGGCTCCAACCCGGTCGTGATCCTGCGCGACCGGGACGGGCAGGTCCGCGCCTTCCACAACTCGTGCCGGCATCGCGGCTCGCGCATCTGCGGCAAGGAGAAGGGCCGCGCCACGCGGCTGGTCTGTCCCTATCACCAATGGGTCTATGAGCTCGACGGCTCGCTGCTCAACGCGCGTCAGATGCCAGCCGATTTCGATCGCAGCGACTACGGCCTGAAGCCCGCCCATGTCGAGGTGATCTGCGGCATGATCTATCTCTGCCTGGCCGAGACGCCGCCGGACCTCTCCCGCTTCAGGCAGGCGATCACGCCCTTCATCGCGCCGCATCAGCCCGACCGGACCAAGGTCGCCTTCGAGATGACGCTGATCGAGGAGGCCAACTGGAAGCTGATCATCGAGAACAACCGCGAATGCTATCACTGCGCCGCCAACCATCCCGAATTGCTGGCGTCGCTGGTCGAGTTCGCGCTGCCCGACGATCCGCTCGGGCCGGCGCAGTTCCAGGAATTGATCGCCCGCAAGACTGCAAAATGGGACGCGCTCGGCCTGCCCCATGCCCCGGCCGATGGCGGCGACGAGTTCCGCTGCATTCGCCTGCCCTTCCATGAGGGCGCCCTGTCCTTCACCATGGATGGTGGGCCGGCCTGCACCAAGCTGCTCGGCGATTTCACCGACCCCGACCTCGGCTCGGTCCGGATGTTCCGCGCGCCCAACAACTGGAACCATTTCCTCGCCGACAACATCATTCATTTCCGGGTGCTGCCGCTCTCGGCCGGGCGCACCTCGCTGCGCACGACCTGGCTGGTGCATGAGGACGCGGTCGAAGGCGTCGATTACGACGTCAATCGCCTGACCGAGGTCTGGATCGCCACCAACGAGCAGGATTCGGATCTCGCCTCGGTCAACCAGCGCGGCATCCGCTCGATGGCCTACCGGCCCGGCCCCTATGCGCCGTCGGAGTTCATGCTGACGCATTTCACCAACTGGTATGCCCGCCAGATGGAGGCCTTCGCCGGCGCGCCCGCGCCGCTGAGGGTCGCGGCGGAATGA
- a CDS encoding ABC transporter permease produces MANLPVIGQRMLEHVSLVGVSVGVAILTGVPIGIMITQSRVAADRVLYVASVIITIPSIALFGILIPILSLIGQGIGYLPAVIALILYAQLPIIRNTYTAIMNVDPALREAARGMGMTTLERLRRVELPLALPVIINGVRSAVVLNIAIGAIATYIGAGGLGTFISRGISQTDIRQLLTGALSVSLLAIIADYTLLAAQRLMTSPGLRLR; encoded by the coding sequence ATGGCGAATCTTCCGGTGATCGGGCAGCGCATGCTCGAGCACGTCTCCCTCGTCGGCGTCTCGGTCGGCGTCGCGATCCTGACCGGCGTGCCGATCGGCATCATGATCACCCAGAGCCGCGTCGCCGCCGACCGCGTGCTCTATGTCGCCTCGGTGATCATCACCATCCCCTCGATCGCGCTGTTTGGCATCCTGATCCCGATCCTGTCGCTGATCGGCCAGGGCATCGGCTACCTCCCGGCCGTGATCGCGCTGATCCTCTACGCGCAACTGCCGATCATCCGGAACACCTACACTGCGATCATGAATGTCGATCCGGCGCTGCGCGAGGCGGCGCGCGGCATGGGCATGACGACGCTGGAGCGCCTTCGACGGGTCGAACTGCCGCTCGCCTTGCCGGTGATCATCAACGGCGTCCGCAGCGCCGTCGTGCTCAACATCGCGATCGGCGCGATCGCCACCTACATCGGTGCCGGCGGGCTCGGCACCTTCATCTCGCGCGGCATCTCGCAGACCGACATTCGCCAGCTGCTGACCGGGGCGCTCTCCGTCAGCCTGCTCGCGATCATCGCCGACTACACGCTGCTGGCGGCGCAACGTCTGATGACGTCCCCGGGATTGAGGCTCAGATGA
- a CDS encoding ABC transporter ATP-binding protein — translation MIRLDQVSKHFGAMVAVDRVDMEVPEGAVCVLLGPSGCGKTTTMKMINRLIPLTSGKIFVDGKDTTAVDEVTLRRSIGYVIQQIGLFPNMTVEDNICVVPDLLGWPATKSRKRAAELLDMVNLDPSVFLKRYPKELSGGQQQRVGVVRALAADPPVLLMDEPFGAIDPINREVIQDEFMKLQAELKKTIVFVSHDIDEAVKMATRIAIFRDGKLIQYDTPDNILAHPIDAFVSEFVGSDRTLKRLRLIKVTDAMMSDPPRVRAEDTLDTAAKLMDEHGHCSIVMVGPRGRARGVIRIEVARDLKGPVGEHQEPLPGIVNIKDDLRSAVSQMFTHGVTWLACVDDDGFYKGYITQKSITQVLGATYRDR, via the coding sequence ATGATCCGTCTCGATCAGGTCTCAAAACATTTCGGCGCCATGGTCGCGGTCGATCGCGTCGACATGGAGGTGCCGGAAGGCGCCGTCTGCGTCCTGCTCGGCCCCTCGGGCTGCGGCAAGACCACAACGATGAAGATGATCAACCGGCTGATCCCGCTGACCTCGGGCAAAATCTTCGTCGATGGCAAGGACACCACCGCGGTCGACGAAGTCACGCTGCGCCGCTCGATCGGCTATGTCATCCAGCAGATCGGCCTGTTCCCGAACATGACGGTCGAGGACAATATCTGCGTGGTGCCGGACCTGCTCGGCTGGCCGGCGACCAAATCGCGCAAGCGGGCGGCCGAACTGCTCGACATGGTCAACCTCGACCCGTCGGTCTTCCTCAAGCGCTATCCCAAAGAGCTCTCCGGCGGCCAGCAGCAGCGCGTCGGCGTGGTGCGCGCGCTCGCGGCCGACCCGCCGGTGCTGCTGATGGACGAGCCCTTCGGCGCGATCGACCCGATCAACCGCGAGGTCATCCAGGACGAGTTCATGAAGCTCCAGGCGGAGCTCAAGAAGACCATCGTCTTCGTCAGCCACGACATTGACGAGGCGGTCAAGATGGCCACGCGCATCGCGATCTTCCGTGACGGCAAGCTGATCCAGTACGACACGCCGGACAACATCCTGGCCCATCCGATCGACGCCTTCGTCTCGGAGTTCGTCGGCTCGGACCGGACGCTGAAGCGGCTGCGCCTGATCAAGGTCACGGATGCGATGATGAGCGACCCGCCGCGGGTGCGCGCCGAGGACACGCTCGATACCGCGGCGAAGCTGATGGACGAGCACGGCCATTGCTCGATCGTCATGGTCGGCCCGCGCGGCCGGGCGCGCGGCGTCATCCGGATCGAGGTGGCGCGCGATCTGAAGGGCCCGGTTGGCGAGCATCAGGAGCCCTTGCCCGGCATCGTCAACATCAAGGACGATCTGCGCTCTGCGGTCTCGCAGATGTTCACCCATGGTGTGACCTGGCTTGCCTGCGTCGACGATGACGGCTTCTACAAGGGCTACATCACCCAGAAGAGCATCACCCAGGTGCTCGGCGCCACCTACAGGGACCGCTGA
- a CDS encoding GcvT family protein — protein MKSHYQAVIIGGGVVGASVLYHLTKKGWRDIALLERLELTAGSTWHAAGGMHTINGDPNVAKLQQYSINLYKEIEEISGQSVGLHMTEGMMLAATKPRWEWLKSIHSKGRYMGMQTELISLDEAERLLPLIDKSQFVGAMYDPIQGHVDPNGTTYAFAGAARKAGAEVYTQTRVLDTRQRSDGSWDVITDKGTIIAEHVVNCGGLWAREVGRMVGLELPILAMEHQYLITEDMPEVEEINRTTGKMVLHAVDFDGEIYMRQERKGMLLGTYERHGVPWSPKDTPWDFGPTLLPDALERMADNLEVGFRHFPAFQRAGIKKVINGPFTFAPDGNPLVGPIAGLSNYWVACGVMAGFSQGGGVGLALSNWMADGDPGFDVWAMDVARYGDWATRAYTRTKVIENYGRRFRVRFPNEELPAGRPLRTTPMYHKWRELGAVMGDNWGLEAPLWFAPEGVEDEFSFHRSTDFAHVKAECRAVRHGVGISETSTFAKYEISGPGAEAWLAHLLANKMPRTGRLSLSPMLNERGKLIGDFTVAKAADERFYVFGSGAAEKYHMRWFETHLPQDGSVTLRTLGLTLTGLSIAGPKAREVMARLTDDDVSAAAFKFMDFRPKMELGPVQAMVGRVSFTGDLGFEIWVQAEHQVALFEALWAAGEEFGIRPFGSRALLSLAREKGFGTWAREFRPIYGPFEAGLGRFVDLTKNDFIGRAAAAIEKADGPERQRVSFVVEAGDADAIGDEAVWKDGAVVGWITSGGYAHHADRSYATGYVPSAALANGAAHAKWEIEILGERRPAALQMEPLFDPAGARMRG, from the coding sequence ATGAAATCCCATTATCAGGCGGTCATCATCGGCGGCGGCGTGGTCGGCGCGAGCGTGCTGTACCATCTCACCAAGAAGGGCTGGCGCGACATCGCCCTGCTCGAACGCCTCGAACTCACGGCCGGCTCGACCTGGCATGCGGCGGGCGGCATGCACACGATCAACGGCGACCCAAACGTCGCCAAGCTGCAGCAATATTCAATCAATCTCTACAAGGAGATCGAGGAGATTTCGGGCCAGTCCGTCGGCCTGCACATGACCGAAGGCATGATGCTGGCTGCGACGAAGCCGCGCTGGGAATGGCTCAAGAGCATCCATTCCAAGGGCCGCTATATGGGCATGCAGACCGAGCTGATCTCGCTCGACGAGGCCGAGCGCCTGCTGCCGCTGATCGACAAGTCGCAATTCGTCGGCGCGATGTATGACCCGATCCAGGGCCATGTCGATCCCAACGGCACGACCTACGCCTTTGCGGGAGCGGCGCGCAAGGCCGGCGCTGAGGTCTATACCCAGACCCGCGTGCTCGACACCAGGCAGCGGTCGGATGGCAGCTGGGACGTGATCACCGACAAGGGCACGATCATCGCCGAGCATGTCGTCAACTGCGGCGGGCTCTGGGCCCGCGAGGTCGGCCGCATGGTCGGGCTCGAACTGCCGATCCTGGCGATGGAGCATCAGTACCTCATCACCGAGGACATGCCCGAGGTCGAGGAGATCAACAGGACCACCGGCAAGATGGTGCTGCACGCGGTCGATTTCGACGGCGAGATCTACATGCGCCAGGAGCGCAAGGGCATGCTGCTAGGCACCTATGAGCGCCATGGCGTGCCGTGGAGCCCCAAGGACACGCCGTGGGATTTCGGGCCGACCCTGCTGCCCGACGCGCTCGAGCGCATGGCCGACAATCTCGAGGTCGGCTTCCGGCATTTCCCGGCCTTCCAGCGCGCCGGCATCAAGAAGGTGATCAACGGCCCCTTCACCTTCGCACCCGACGGCAACCCGCTGGTCGGCCCGATCGCCGGCCTGAGCAATTACTGGGTGGCTTGCGGCGTGATGGCGGGCTTCAGCCAGGGCGGCGGCGTCGGTCTGGCGCTGTCGAACTGGATGGCCGATGGCGATCCGGGCTTCGACGTCTGGGCGATGGATGTGGCGCGCTATGGCGATTGGGCGACGCGCGCCTATACCCGCACCAAGGTCATCGAGAATTACGGCAGGCGCTTCCGCGTCCGCTTCCCCAATGAGGAACTGCCCGCGGGGCGGCCGCTGCGGACCACGCCGATGTATCACAAATGGCGTGAGCTCGGCGCCGTGATGGGTGATAATTGGGGGCTGGAAGCACCGCTTTGGTTCGCGCCGGAAGGCGTCGAGGACGAATTCTCCTTTCACCGCTCGACCGACTTCGCCCATGTCAAGGCGGAGTGCCGGGCGGTGCGCCACGGCGTCGGCATCTCCGAGACCTCGACCTTCGCCAAATACGAGATCAGCGGTCCGGGCGCCGAAGCCTGGCTTGCGCATCTGCTCGCCAACAAGATGCCCAGGACGGGACGTCTGAGCCTCTCGCCGATGCTGAACGAGCGCGGCAAGCTGATCGGCGATTTCACCGTCGCCAAGGCCGCCGACGAACGCTTCTACGTCTTCGGCTCGGGCGCGGCGGAGAAATACCATATGCGCTGGTTCGAGACGCACCTGCCGCAGGATGGCAGCGTCACGCTCAGGACGCTTGGCCTGACGCTCACCGGATTGTCGATTGCCGGTCCGAAAGCGCGCGAGGTGATGGCCAGGCTCACCGATGACGATGTTTCGGCAGCGGCCTTCAAGTTCATGGATTTCCGCCCCAAGATGGAGCTCGGTCCGGTCCAGGCCATGGTCGGGCGGGTCAGTTTCACCGGCGATCTCGGCTTCGAGATCTGGGTTCAGGCCGAGCATCAGGTCGCGCTGTTCGAGGCGCTCTGGGCGGCGGGCGAGGAGTTCGGAATCCGCCCTTTCGGCAGCCGGGCGCTGCTCTCGCTCGCCCGCGAAAAGGGTTTTGGCACCTGGGCGCGCGAGTTCCGGCCGATCTATGGGCCGTTCGAGGCCGGGCTCGGCCGCTTCGTCGACTTGACCAAGAACGACTTCATCGGCCGCGCGGCCGCGGCCATCGAGAAGGCTGACGGACCCGAGCGCCAGCGCGTCAGCTTCGTCGTCGAGGCCGGCGACGCCGACGCGATCGGCGACGAGGCGGTCTGGAAAGACGGCGCGGTCGTCGGCTGGATCACCTCGGGCGGCTACGCCCACCATGCCGACCGCTCCTACGCCACCGGCTACGTGCCGAGCGCCGCGCTCGCCAACGGCGCTGCGCATGCGAAGTGGGAGATCGAGATTCTCGGCGAGCGCCGGCCGGCCGCGCTGCAGATGGAGCCGCTGTTCGATCCGGCAGGGGCGCGAATGCGGGGGTGA
- a CDS encoding amino acid ABC transporter ATP-binding protein produces the protein MASRHQLGEPVVVVEGVEKSFGALTVLKDVGLTVRRGETVCIIGPSGSGKSTLLRCINALVPISKGSITVAGRQVNDPDLDKLALRRDVGIVFQQYNLFPHKSALQNVMMAPIHVLKEDKAVVEERARKLLAKVGLSDKLATYPGELSGGQQQRVAIARSLAMNPKVMLFDEVTAALDPETKKEVLVTIQDLAAEGMTCILVTHEMGFAREVADTVYFTDGGLIVEHGPPAALFGNPREARTKAFLDKVL, from the coding sequence ATGGCGAGCCGGCACCAACTGGGCGAGCCCGTCGTCGTGGTCGAGGGGGTCGAGAAATCCTTCGGCGCGCTGACCGTGCTGAAGGATGTCGGCCTCACCGTCAGGCGCGGCGAGACCGTCTGCATCATCGGTCCGTCGGGCTCCGGCAAATCGACGCTGCTGCGCTGCATCAACGCGCTGGTGCCGATCAGCAAGGGTTCGATCACGGTAGCGGGCCGACAGGTCAACGATCCCGATCTCGACAAGCTCGCCTTGCGCCGCGATGTCGGCATCGTCTTCCAGCAATACAACCTGTTCCCGCACAAGAGCGCCCTGCAGAACGTTATGATGGCGCCGATCCACGTCCTCAAGGAGGACAAGGCGGTGGTCGAGGAGCGGGCGCGAAAGCTGCTCGCCAAGGTCGGCCTCTCCGACAAGCTCGCGACCTATCCGGGCGAGCTCTCCGGCGGCCAGCAGCAGCGCGTCGCCATCGCCCGTTCGCTGGCGATGAACCCCAAGGTGATGCTGTTCGACGAGGTTACGGCGGCTCTCGACCCCGAGACCAAGAAGGAGGTCCTGGTGACGATCCAGGACCTTGCCGCTGAGGGCATGACCTGCATCCTCGTCACCCATGAGATGGGCTTCGCGCGCGAGGTTGCCGACACTGTCTATTTCACCGATGGCGGTCTGATCGTCGAGCACGGACCGCCGGCAGCGCTGTTCGGCAACCCGCGTGAAGCGCGCACCAAGGCCTTTCTCGACAAGGTGCTCTGA
- a CDS encoding amino acid ABC transporter permease produces the protein MKTAGTDLAVLLPYRAPTPIAPSGMAAPVLLSGAALTVFAILFCASLALAQVTARPAGESATTVLLRWAPLIFQGFLFNILISFLAMALGTLVGLLIGVAQVSIVAPIRKTAWGLTQFFRNAPWLVLLFYAMFLLPFEFRVFGLTIAFPAWVKAVIGLALPVAANVSEIVRGGIKSIPSGQWESAEALAFTRGQTMRMIILPQAFKRMIPPWMNLYAILTMATTLISIVGIQDGLTITRAALVAESRPELMIPLYLLLLLMFFAYCYPIARATLALERRFNVKA, from the coding sequence ATGAAGACGGCTGGGACCGATCTGGCGGTGTTGCTGCCCTACCGCGCGCCGACGCCGATCGCGCCGTCGGGCATGGCCGCTCCGGTTCTCCTCAGCGGTGCGGCCCTGACCGTCTTCGCCATCCTGTTCTGCGCCTCGCTGGCCTTGGCCCAGGTCACGGCGCGGCCTGCCGGCGAAAGCGCAACGACGGTGCTGCTGCGCTGGGCGCCTCTGATCTTCCAGGGTTTTCTGTTCAACATCCTGATCAGCTTCCTTGCCATGGCTCTTGGCACGCTGGTCGGCTTGCTCATTGGCGTTGCGCAGGTCTCGATCGTCGCGCCGATCCGCAAGACGGCCTGGGGCCTGACGCAGTTCTTCCGCAACGCGCCCTGGCTGGTGCTGCTGTTCTACGCGATGTTCCTGCTGCCCTTCGAGTTCAGGGTTTTCGGCCTGACCATCGCCTTTCCGGCCTGGGTCAAGGCGGTCATCGGGCTCGCCTTGCCAGTCGCGGCCAATGTCTCGGAGATCGTGCGCGGCGGCATCAAATCGATTCCGTCAGGCCAGTGGGAATCGGCCGAGGCGCTCGCCTTCACCCGCGGCCAGACGATGCGGATGATCATCCTGCCGCAGGCCTTCAAGCGGATGATCCCGCCCTGGATGAACCTCTACGCGATCCTGACCATGGCGACGACGCTGATCTCGATCGTCGGCATCCAGGACGGCCTGACCATCACCCGCGCGGCGCTGGTCGCCGAAAGCCGGCCCGAGCTGATGATCCCGTTGTATCTGCTGCTGCTGCTGATGTTCTTCGCCTATTGCTACCCGATCGCGCGCGCCACGCTGGCGCTCGAACGCCGCTTCAACGTGAAGGCCTGA